A single genomic interval of Lysobacter avium harbors:
- the hutG gene encoding N-formylglutamate deformylase encodes MDTFELHRGTTALLVSLPHDGSAIPDAMAERMTLGARTAPDTDWHVSRLYAFARQLGASVLVPRYSRYVVDLNRPADDVSLYPGQNTTGLCPTVRFNGEPVYAEGEAPTRAEITERVRRYWKPYHDALQAELERLVTAHGRALLWEGHSIRGSNLPYLFPDRLPDLNLGTADGASCSPQVQLGLEAVLGEQREYDWVANGRFKGGYITRHYGAPEKGVDAVQLEISQRCYMDEDSTRYLPERAAPLQRLLEDLLVNALAMTAQR; translated from the coding sequence ATGGATACCTTTGAACTGCACCGCGGGACGACGGCGTTGCTGGTCAGCCTGCCGCATGACGGGAGCGCCATCCCTGACGCCATGGCCGAACGCATGACCCTCGGCGCGCGCACCGCGCCGGACACCGACTGGCACGTGTCCCGCCTGTACGCGTTTGCCCGCCAACTGGGCGCATCGGTGCTGGTGCCGCGCTACTCGCGCTACGTGGTCGACCTGAACCGTCCCGCCGATGACGTATCGCTGTATCCCGGACAGAACACCACCGGCCTTTGCCCGACCGTGCGGTTCAACGGCGAGCCCGTGTACGCGGAGGGCGAGGCGCCGACCCGGGCGGAGATCACCGAGCGCGTGCGGCGCTACTGGAAGCCCTACCACGACGCCCTGCAGGCAGAACTTGAGCGGCTCGTAACGGCCCACGGCCGGGCGCTGCTGTGGGAAGGCCACTCGATTCGCGGCAGCAATCTGCCCTACCTGTTTCCCGACCGGCTGCCCGACCTCAACCTGGGCACCGCCGATGGCGCCAGCTGTTCGCCGCAGGTCCAACTCGGCCTGGAGGCGGTGCTGGGCGAGCAGCGTGAGTACGACTGGGTCGCCAACGGCCGCTTCAAGGGCGGCTACATCACGCGCCACTACGGCGCGCCGGAGAAGGGCGTGGACGCGGTGCAGCTGGAGATCAGCCAGCGCTGCTACATGGACGAGGACTCCACACGCTACCTGCCCGAGCGCGCCGCGCCCCTGCAGCGCCTGCTCGAGGACCTGTTGGTGAATGCGCTGGCAATGACCGCCCAGCGCTGA
- the parE gene encoding DNA topoisomerase IV subunit B: MNNRYDAADIEVLSGLDPVKRRPGMYTDTTRPNHLAQEVIDNAVDEALAGHARTIEVVMHADGSCEVSDDGRGMPVDIHPDEGVPGVELILTRLHAGGKFSNKNYTFSGGLHGVGVSVVNALSTRLDVTIKRDGVEQRMGFADGERVTELETLGSVGRRNTGTRLHFWPDPKYFDTPKFNLRALKHLLRAKAVLCPGLTVKLLDVATNERLEWHYADGLSDYLLDELRADHPARELLPPELFVGKLEKDSETVDWAVAWAPDGELVQESYVNLIPTAQHGTHVNGLRSGFTDALRAFCDFRSLLPRGVKLAPEDVWDRVAFVLSVKLLDPQFSGQTKERLSSRQTAGFVEAAAQDAFTLWLNQNVELGERIAQLAIERASARLKTEKQITRKKVTQGPALPGKLADCISQDLSRTELFLVEGDSAGGSARQARDKDFQAILPLRGKILNTWEVASGSVLASQEVHDIAVAIGCDPGKDDLSGLRYGKVVILADADSDGLHIATLLCALFLQHFPALVAAGHVFVAMPPLFRVDLGKQVFYALDEEEKRILLEKIEREKAERKKGSAGTVNVTRFKGLGEMNPSQLRESTIHPDTRRLVQLTVEEGTQTHALMDMLLARKRAGDRKAWLEDKGDLATLEV, encoded by the coding sequence ATGAACAACCGCTACGACGCCGCCGACATCGAAGTCCTCTCCGGGCTGGACCCGGTCAAGCGTCGCCCCGGCATGTACACCGACACCACCCGGCCCAACCACCTGGCCCAGGAGGTCATCGACAACGCCGTGGACGAGGCGCTGGCCGGGCATGCCAGGACCATCGAGGTGGTGATGCACGCCGACGGCAGCTGCGAGGTCAGCGACGACGGACGCGGCATGCCGGTGGACATCCACCCGGATGAAGGCGTGCCCGGGGTGGAATTGATCCTGACCCGCCTGCACGCCGGCGGGAAGTTCAGCAACAAGAACTACACCTTCTCCGGCGGCCTGCACGGCGTGGGCGTCAGCGTGGTCAATGCCCTGTCGACGCGGCTGGACGTCACCATCAAGCGCGACGGCGTCGAGCAGCGGATGGGGTTCGCCGACGGCGAGCGGGTCACCGAGCTTGAAACCCTCGGCAGCGTGGGTCGCCGAAACACGGGCACGCGCCTGCACTTCTGGCCCGATCCCAAATACTTCGACACCCCGAAGTTCAACCTGCGGGCCCTCAAGCACCTGCTGCGCGCCAAGGCGGTGCTCTGCCCCGGCCTGACCGTGAAGCTGCTGGACGTGGCCACCAACGAGCGCCTGGAATGGCACTACGCTGACGGCCTGAGCGATTACCTGCTCGACGAACTGCGCGCCGATCACCCCGCGCGCGAGCTGCTTCCGCCCGAGCTGTTTGTCGGCAAGCTGGAGAAGGATTCGGAGACGGTCGACTGGGCGGTGGCCTGGGCGCCTGACGGCGAGCTGGTCCAGGAGAGCTACGTCAACCTGATCCCGACCGCGCAGCACGGTACCCACGTCAATGGCCTGCGCAGCGGTTTCACCGATGCCCTGCGCGCATTCTGTGATTTCCGCAGCCTGCTCCCGCGCGGGGTCAAGCTGGCCCCGGAGGATGTCTGGGACCGGGTCGCCTTCGTGCTCAGCGTGAAGTTGCTGGACCCGCAGTTCAGCGGCCAGACCAAGGAGCGCCTGAGCTCGCGCCAGACCGCCGGCTTCGTGGAGGCCGCCGCGCAGGATGCCTTCACCCTGTGGCTCAACCAGAACGTCGAACTGGGCGAGCGGATCGCGCAGCTGGCGATCGAACGCGCCAGTGCGCGGCTCAAGACCGAGAAACAGATCACCCGCAAGAAGGTCACCCAGGGACCCGCCCTGCCCGGCAAGCTGGCCGACTGCATCAGCCAGGACCTCTCACGCACCGAATTGTTCCTGGTGGAGGGCGACTCGGCCGGTGGCAGTGCGCGGCAGGCGCGCGACAAGGACTTCCAGGCGATCCTGCCCCTGCGCGGCAAGATCCTGAACACCTGGGAGGTCGCGTCGGGCAGCGTGCTGGCCTCGCAGGAAGTGCACGACATCGCCGTGGCGATCGGCTGCGATCCCGGCAAGGACGACCTGAGCGGGCTGCGCTACGGCAAGGTCGTGATCCTGGCCGACGCGGATTCGGACGGCCTGCACATCGCCACCTTGCTGTGCGCGTTGTTCCTGCAGCACTTCCCCGCGCTGGTGGCCGCCGGCCACGTATTCGTGGCGATGCCGCCGCTGTTCCGGGTCGACCTGGGCAAGCAGGTGTTCTACGCCCTGGACGAGGAGGAGAAGCGGATCCTGCTGGAGAAGATCGAGCGCGAGAAGGCCGAACGCAAAAAAGGCTCGGCCGGCACGGTCAACGTCACCCGCTTCAAGGGTCTGGGCGAGATGAACCCCTCGCAGCTGCGCGAGTCGACCATCCATCCCGACACGCGGCGGCTGGTCCAGCTGACCGTGGAGGAAGGCACGCAGACCCACGCGCTGATGGACATGCTGCTGGCACGCAAGCGCGCCGGCGACCGCAAGGCCTGGCTGGAAGACAAGGGCGATCTGGCGACGCTGGAGGTCTAG
- a CDS encoding CTP synthase codes for MTPLIFVTGGVVSSLGKGIAAASLAAILEARGLRVTMMKLDPYINVDPGTMSPFQHGEVYVTDDGAETDLDLGHYERYVRTRLGRKNSITTGRIYENVIRKERRGDYLGGTVQVIPHITDEIKRGIFAATDGFDVGLVEIGGTVGDIESLPFLEAIRQIRAERGPDKALFMHLTLVPFIAAAGELKTKPTQHSVKELRSIGIQPDILICRSEQPLPDSERRKIALFTSVSERAVISAVDLHNIYDMPARFQEQGLDELIVERLRLDARPADMHEWDAVVDAAENPEDEVTIAIIGKYVDHQDAYKSVAEALKHGGLRQRTKVHLQWLESSDVEKRGPSALEGVDGVLVPGGFGDRGFEGKIAGARYARENGVPYFGICYGMQAAVIEFARNVAGLENANSTENDKATPHPVVGLITEWRTASGELERRSEDSDLGGTMRLGLQEQRLKPGTLAHELYGKDVVGERHRHRYEFNNRYRTQLEGAGLVISAKSIDDLLVEMIELPRDVHPWFLACQAHPEFLSTPRDGHPLFVGFIRAARDYKAAHTTANARLDEAEA; via the coding sequence ATGACTCCCCTGATCTTCGTCACTGGTGGCGTGGTGTCCTCGCTTGGCAAGGGCATTGCCGCCGCCTCGTTGGCGGCCATCCTCGAAGCGCGCGGCCTGCGCGTGACGATGATGAAGCTCGACCCCTACATCAACGTCGACCCCGGCACGATGAGCCCGTTCCAGCACGGCGAGGTGTACGTCACCGACGACGGCGCCGAGACCGACCTGGACCTGGGCCATTACGAGCGTTACGTGCGCACCCGGCTGGGGCGCAAGAATTCCATCACCACCGGTCGCATCTACGAGAACGTCATCCGCAAGGAGCGCCGCGGCGACTACCTGGGCGGCACGGTGCAGGTCATCCCGCATATCACCGACGAGATCAAGCGCGGCATTTTTGCCGCCACCGACGGCTTCGATGTGGGCCTGGTGGAGATCGGCGGCACCGTGGGCGACATCGAGTCGCTTCCCTTCCTGGAGGCGATCCGCCAGATCCGCGCCGAACGCGGGCCGGACAAGGCGCTGTTCATGCACCTCACCCTGGTGCCGTTCATTGCCGCCGCCGGCGAGCTGAAGACCAAGCCGACCCAGCACTCGGTGAAGGAACTGCGCTCCATCGGCATCCAGCCAGACATCCTGATCTGCCGCTCCGAGCAGCCGCTGCCGGATTCGGAACGGCGCAAGATCGCGCTGTTCACCAGCGTGTCGGAGCGCGCGGTCATCTCGGCGGTGGACCTGCACAACATCTACGACATGCCCGCGCGTTTCCAGGAGCAGGGTCTGGACGAGCTGATCGTCGAGCGCCTGCGGCTGGACGCCAGGCCCGCCGACATGCACGAGTGGGACGCGGTGGTCGACGCGGCCGAGAATCCCGAGGACGAGGTCACCATCGCGATCATCGGCAAGTACGTGGACCATCAGGACGCGTACAAGTCGGTTGCCGAGGCGCTCAAGCACGGCGGCCTGCGCCAGCGCACCAAGGTCCATCTGCAATGGCTGGAGTCCAGCGACGTCGAGAAGCGCGGCCCCAGTGCGCTGGAGGGCGTCGACGGTGTCCTGGTGCCCGGCGGATTCGGCGACCGCGGTTTTGAAGGCAAGATCGCCGGCGCCCGCTACGCCCGCGAAAACGGCGTGCCGTACTTCGGCATCTGCTACGGCATGCAGGCGGCGGTGATCGAGTTCGCCCGCAACGTGGCTGGGCTGGAAAACGCCAACAGCACCGAGAACGATAAGGCCACCCCGCATCCGGTGGTCGGCCTGATCACCGAGTGGCGCACGGCCAGCGGTGAGCTGGAGCGCCGCAGCGAGGACAGCGACCTGGGCGGCACGATGCGCCTGGGCCTGCAGGAGCAGCGGCTCAAGCCAGGCACGCTGGCCCACGAGCTGTACGGCAAGGACGTGGTCGGCGAGCGCCATCGCCACCGCTACGAGTTCAACAACCGCTACCGCACCCAGCTCGAGGGTGCCGGCCTGGTCATCAGCGCCAAATCCATCGACGACCTGCTGGTGGAGATGATCGAGCTGCCGCGCGACGTCCACCCGTGGTTCCTGGCCTGCCAGGCCCACCCCGAATTCCTGTCCACGCCGCGCGACGGACATCCGCTGTTTGTCGGATTCATCCGCGCCGCGCGCGACTACAAGGCGGCCCACACGACGGCAAACGCCCGCCTCGACGAGGCCGAGGCATGA
- the kdsA gene encoding 3-deoxy-8-phosphooctulonate synthase, translated as MKLCGFDIGLDRPFFLIAGPCVIESMQLQLDTAGTLKQITDELGIPFIFKSSFDKANRTSISGFRGPGIEEGLKVLAEVKKQIGVPVLTDVHEYTPMDEVASVVDVLQTPAFLCRQTDFIQKVASAGKPVNIKKGQFLSPWEMKHVADKALATGNTDIMVCERGASFGYNNLVSDMRSLAVMRDTGCPVVFDATHSVQLPGGAGGKSGGQREFVPVLSRAAMAVGISGIFMETHPNPDEALSDGPNAWPLDRMRALLETLMAIDEVTKRHPFLESQT; from the coding sequence ATGAAGTTGTGCGGTTTCGACATCGGCCTGGACCGGCCGTTCTTCCTGATCGCCGGGCCCTGCGTGATCGAGTCGATGCAGTTGCAGCTCGACACTGCCGGCACCCTGAAGCAGATCACCGACGAGTTGGGCATTCCCTTCATCTTCAAGTCCAGCTTCGACAAGGCCAACCGCACCTCGATCTCCGGCTTCCGTGGCCCGGGCATCGAGGAGGGCCTGAAGGTGCTGGCCGAGGTCAAGAAGCAGATCGGCGTGCCGGTGCTGACCGACGTCCACGAGTACACGCCGATGGACGAGGTCGCCTCGGTGGTCGACGTACTGCAGACCCCGGCGTTCCTGTGCCGGCAGACCGACTTCATCCAGAAAGTCGCCAGCGCCGGCAAGCCGGTCAACATCAAGAAAGGCCAGTTCCTGTCGCCGTGGGAGATGAAGCACGTGGCCGACAAGGCGCTGGCCACCGGCAACACCGACATCATGGTCTGCGAGCGCGGCGCCAGCTTTGGTTACAACAACCTGGTCAGCGACATGCGCAGCCTGGCCGTGATGCGTGACACCGGTTGCCCGGTGGTGTTTGATGCGACCCATTCGGTGCAGTTGCCCGGCGGCGCGGGCGGCAAGAGCGGCGGCCAGCGCGAATTCGTGCCGGTGCTGTCGCGCGCCGCGATGGCGGTGGGCATTTCCGGCATCTTCATGGAAACCCATCCCAACCCGGACGAAGCGCTGTCCGACGGCCCCAACGCCTGGCCGCTGGACCGGATGCGCGCGCTGCTGGAGACGCTGATGGCCATCGATGAAGTCACCAAGCGCCACCCGTTTCTTGAATCCCAAACCTGA
- the eno gene encoding phosphopyruvate hydratase — translation MTEIAKVHAREILDSRGNPTLEAEITLADGSFGRAMVPSGASTGSKEAVELRDGDKTRYLGKGVRTAVENVNTTIAKALVGLDAADQGGIDRRLIDLDGTRNKGRLGANALLGVSMANAHAMAASRRLPLWKYLAGDRRGVLPVPMMNIINGGAHADNNVDLQEFMILPVGFDSFSESLRAGTEVFHALKSVLKSRGLSTSVGDEGGFAPDLRSNEEALETILEAIGKAGYKAGDDILLGLDVASSEFYENGKYHLTGEGKRLTSEQFVEFLGGWCAQYPIISIEDGMDENDWDGWKQLTDALGRKVQLVGDDLFVTNPEIFQQGIDRHIANAILIKVNQIGTLTETLEAISMADRAGYAAVVSHRSGETEDTTIADIAVATTATQIKTGSLCRSDRVAKYNQLLRIEEQLGDAATYAGRDAFVSLKG, via the coding sequence ATGACCGAAATCGCCAAAGTCCACGCCCGCGAAATCCTCGACAGCCGCGGCAATCCGACCCTTGAGGCCGAGATCACCCTTGCCGATGGCAGCTTTGGCCGGGCGATGGTGCCTTCCGGTGCGTCCACCGGCTCCAAGGAAGCCGTGGAGCTGCGCGACGGCGACAAGACCCGCTACCTGGGCAAGGGCGTGCGCACCGCGGTGGAGAACGTCAACACCACCATCGCCAAGGCACTGGTCGGGCTGGATGCGGCTGACCAGGGCGGCATCGACCGTCGCCTGATCGATCTGGACGGCACCCGCAACAAGGGCCGTCTGGGTGCGAACGCGTTGCTGGGGGTGTCAATGGCCAACGCCCACGCGATGGCCGCCAGCCGTCGCCTGCCGCTGTGGAAGTACCTGGCCGGTGACCGCCGCGGCGTGCTGCCGGTGCCGATGATGAACATCATCAACGGCGGCGCCCACGCCGACAACAACGTCGACCTGCAGGAGTTCATGATCCTGCCGGTCGGCTTTGACAGCTTCTCCGAGAGCCTGCGCGCGGGCACCGAGGTGTTCCACGCGCTCAAGTCGGTGCTCAAGAGCCGCGGCCTGAGCACGTCGGTGGGCGACGAGGGCGGCTTCGCGCCGGACCTGCGCAGCAACGAGGAAGCGCTGGAAACCATCCTGGAGGCGATCGGCAAGGCGGGCTACAAGGCCGGCGACGACATCCTGCTCGGCCTGGACGTTGCGTCCAGCGAGTTCTACGAGAACGGCAAGTACCACCTGACCGGCGAGGGCAAGCGCCTGACTTCGGAGCAGTTCGTCGAGTTCCTGGGCGGCTGGTGCGCGCAGTACCCGATCATCAGCATCGAGGACGGCATGGACGAGAACGACTGGGACGGCTGGAAGCAGCTGACCGACGCGCTGGGCAGGAAGGTCCAACTGGTCGGCGACGACCTGTTCGTGACCAATCCGGAGATCTTCCAGCAGGGCATCGACCGCCATATCGCCAACGCGATCCTGATCAAGGTCAACCAGATCGGCACCTTGACCGAGACGCTGGAAGCGATTTCCATGGCCGACCGCGCCGGTTACGCCGCGGTGGTGTCGCACCGTTCCGGCGAGACCGAGGACACCACCATCGCCGACATCGCGGTGGCGACCACGGCGACCCAGATCAAGACCGGTTCGCTGTGCCGGAGCGACCGCGTCGCCAAGTACAACCAGTTGCTGCGGATCGAAGAGCAGCTCGGCGACGCGGCGACCTACGCCGGCCGCGACGCGTTTGTATCGCTGAAGGGCTGA
- the ftsB gene encoding cell division protein FtsB, whose product MRWMVALLVALVALLVFLQDRLWDGEGGRDSVAALEQRVQQQARENEGLQQRNDALSAEVEDLKSGEAAVEDRARSELGMIRPGETFYRVVEPDPATPADPDPVPQ is encoded by the coding sequence ATGCGCTGGATGGTGGCATTGTTGGTGGCACTGGTGGCGCTGCTGGTGTTCCTGCAAGACCGCCTGTGGGACGGCGAGGGCGGCCGTGACTCGGTCGCCGCGCTGGAGCAGCGCGTGCAGCAGCAGGCCCGCGAAAACGAGGGCCTGCAGCAGCGCAACGATGCGCTGTCCGCCGAAGTGGAAGACCTCAAATCCGGCGAGGCGGCGGTCGAGGATCGTGCCCGCAGCGAGCTGGGCATGATCCGCCCCGGCGAGACCTTCTACCGCGTGGTCGAGCCGGATCCGGCAACGCCTGCGGATCCGGATCCGGTCCCCCAGTGA
- the ispD gene encoding 2-C-methyl-D-erythritol 4-phosphate cytidylyltransferase, with protein MSRHGTPSVWAILPAAGRGARFGGDVPKQYLQIAGQPLIAHALDALLSHPQVAGAMVALAADDRHWPGWTTRHGKPVLRCVGGGERADSVLAALQALPPGPEDSLVMVHDAARPNLHPSDLERLLHAASGDRDGAILAAPVRDTLKRADAEGRIAATEPRAALWRALTPQVFRRGLLTDALLAARADAVQVTDEAMAVERAGLRPRLVEGREDNLKVTTPADRDLAEFLLSQRQR; from the coding sequence GTGAGCCGGCATGGCACGCCGTCGGTGTGGGCAATCCTTCCCGCCGCCGGTCGTGGTGCGCGCTTTGGCGGCGACGTGCCCAAGCAGTATCTGCAGATCGCCGGACAACCCCTGATCGCGCACGCACTGGACGCGCTGCTCTCGCATCCACAGGTTGCGGGCGCGATGGTGGCGCTGGCCGCCGATGACCGGCATTGGCCGGGCTGGACCACCCGCCACGGCAAGCCGGTCCTGCGCTGCGTGGGTGGCGGCGAGCGGGCGGATTCGGTGCTCGCGGCCTTGCAGGCACTGCCGCCCGGCCCGGAAGACAGCCTGGTAATGGTCCACGACGCAGCGCGTCCCAACCTGCACCCATCCGATCTGGAGCGGCTGTTGCATGCCGCGTCCGGGGACCGCGACGGCGCGATCCTCGCTGCCCCGGTGCGCGACACCCTCAAGCGCGCCGACGCGGAGGGACGTATCGCCGCGACCGAGCCGCGCGCCGCGCTCTGGCGTGCACTGACCCCGCAGGTGTTCCGTCGCGGCCTGCTCACCGATGCCTTGCTGGCGGCCCGCGCCGACGCAGTCCAGGTGACCGACGAGGCCATGGCGGTCGAACGCGCAGGCCTGCGGCCGCGGCTGGTCGAAGGGCGCGAGGACAACCTCAAGGTCACCACGCCGGCCGATCGCGACCTGGCGGAGTTCCTGCTCTCGCAGCGCCAGCGCTGA
- the ispF gene encoding 2-C-methyl-D-erythritol 2,4-cyclodiphosphate synthase, which produces MSIRIGQGYDVHAFGHGDHVVLGGVRVPHDRGVLAHSDGDVVIHALCDAMLGALALGDIGTHFPPSDPRWKDADSRTFLRHCRQLASERGWALGNADVTVICERPKVGPHVAVIRTLLAADLGADVDTVSVKATTSEQLGFTGRGEGLAALAVCLLVRG; this is translated from the coding sequence ATGAGCATCCGCATAGGCCAGGGTTACGACGTCCACGCATTCGGCCACGGCGATCACGTCGTGTTGGGCGGGGTCCGGGTTCCGCACGACCGCGGCGTGCTCGCCCATTCCGACGGCGACGTGGTCATCCATGCGCTGTGCGACGCCATGCTCGGGGCGCTCGCGCTTGGCGATATCGGCACCCATTTTCCGCCCAGCGATCCGCGCTGGAAGGATGCCGACAGCCGCACGTTCCTGCGCCATTGCCGTCAGCTCGCGTCCGAGCGCGGCTGGGCGTTGGGCAACGCCGACGTCACCGTGATCTGCGAGCGCCCGAAAGTCGGTCCACATGTCGCGGTGATCCGCACCCTGTTGGCGGCCGACCTCGGCGCCGATGTCGATACCGTCAGCGTAAAGGCGACCACATCGGAGCAGCTCGGCTTTACCGGCCGCGGCGAAGGGCTTGCCGCGTTGGCGGTGTGCCTGCTGGTGCGCGGATGA
- the truD gene encoding tRNA pseudouridine(13) synthase TruD, whose product MSDAGAAGPADSAPAADTRAHGEPVLSARMRAAPEDFFVEELAGFEPSGSGEHLLLTVQKRGMNTAFAARSIAQWAGVDDMAIGYAGLKDRHAVTRQRFSVHLPRKVAPDVAALQVDGLQVLEQAWHAKKLPRGALAGNRFVLVLRDVVGDPAAIEARLQQIARRGVPNFFGEQRFGRDGNNLGKALAMFEARRVRRDERGMLLSAARSVLFNQVLQARVEAHCWDTPLKGEVWMLDGSRSVFGPEPVTPEIEQRLSAFDIHPSGPLWGRGELRSKDDALELEQGALADQVSMRLRAGLEQAGLKQGRRSLRLRADALRWHWLDAATLELSFNLPPGTYATVVLAELGAVFDGSGPSGA is encoded by the coding sequence ATGAGCGATGCCGGCGCGGCGGGTCCCGCGGACAGTGCGCCCGCCGCTGACACGCGTGCCCACGGCGAGCCCGTGCTGTCCGCCCGGATGCGCGCAGCGCCGGAGGACTTCTTCGTCGAGGAACTGGCCGGCTTCGAACCCTCCGGCAGCGGCGAGCACCTGCTTCTGACGGTGCAGAAGCGCGGCATGAACACCGCTTTCGCCGCCCGCAGCATTGCCCAGTGGGCCGGCGTGGACGACATGGCGATCGGCTACGCCGGGCTGAAGGATCGCCACGCGGTGACCCGCCAGCGCTTCAGCGTGCACCTGCCGCGCAAGGTCGCCCCGGACGTTGCCGCGTTGCAGGTGGACGGACTGCAGGTGCTGGAACAGGCGTGGCACGCGAAAAAGCTCCCGCGCGGTGCGCTGGCCGGCAACCGCTTCGTGCTCGTCCTGCGCGACGTCGTCGGCGACCCCGCCGCGATCGAGGCGCGCCTGCAGCAGATTGCCCGGCGCGGCGTGCCGAACTTCTTTGGCGAGCAGCGATTTGGCCGCGATGGCAACAACCTGGGCAAGGCGCTGGCGATGTTCGAAGCCCGCCGGGTCCGTCGCGACGAACGCGGCATGCTGCTCTCGGCCGCGCGCTCGGTGCTGTTCAACCAGGTGCTGCAGGCGCGGGTCGAGGCGCACTGCTGGGATACGCCGTTGAAGGGCGAGGTGTGGATGCTGGATGGCAGCCGCAGTGTGTTCGGGCCCGAACCGGTCACTCCGGAGATCGAACAGCGCCTGTCGGCGTTCGACATCCATCCCAGCGGCCCGCTGTGGGGCCGCGGCGAGCTGCGCAGCAAGGACGATGCGCTGGAGCTGGAGCAGGGCGCACTGGCCGACCAGGTATCGATGCGCCTGCGCGCCGGTCTGGAGCAGGCCGGCCTGAAGCAGGGGCGGCGATCGCTGCGCCTGCGCGCCGACGCCCTGCGCTGGCACTGGCTGGACGCCGCGACGCTGGAGCTGTCATTCAACCTGCCGCCGGGCACCTACGCCACGGTGGTGCTGGCGGAACTGGGCGCGGTCTTCGACGGCTCCGGCCCGTCCGGCGCCTGA
- a CDS encoding Smr/MutS family protein, with product MNGADDDDAALFRSAIGPVRKLPERPAPPSAPRPKPRAKMAERDDADAREDLRHALESTLLEADDPLAWRGDVSQEAWQRLRRGEMSAQEELDLHGTDATTAEALVRAFLSDAQRHGLGCVRIIHGKGGRGGADIGRSGAPVLKNLVDRMLRQRSSVLAFHSPLPAQGGSGAVVVLLAPRRR from the coding sequence TTGAACGGCGCCGATGACGACGATGCGGCGCTGTTCCGCAGCGCGATCGGACCGGTTCGCAAGCTGCCCGAACGGCCGGCGCCGCCGTCCGCGCCGCGTCCGAAACCGCGCGCGAAGATGGCCGAGCGCGACGATGCCGATGCGCGCGAGGATCTCCGCCACGCGCTGGAATCCACGTTGCTGGAAGCCGACGACCCGCTGGCATGGCGCGGCGATGTCAGCCAGGAGGCGTGGCAGCGCCTGCGCCGGGGCGAGATGTCGGCGCAGGAGGAACTCGACCTGCACGGAACCGACGCGACGACCGCCGAGGCGCTGGTGCGCGCGTTCCTGAGCGATGCACAGCGCCATGGGCTGGGCTGTGTGCGCATCATCCATGGCAAGGGCGGACGTGGCGGGGCCGATATCGGCCGCAGCGGCGCGCCCGTACTGAAGAACCTGGTCGACCGCATGCTGCGGCAGCGCTCCAGCGTGCTGGCTTTCCATTCGCCATTGCCCGCCCAGGGCGGCAGCGGCGCGGTGGTCGTCCTGCTGGCGCCGCGGCGTCGTTGA
- the surE gene encoding 5'/3'-nucleotidase SurE translates to MRVLVSNDDGVDSPGIRALAEGLRAAGHEVVVVAPDRDRSGASNSLTLDMPIRVFQQDERTWRVAGTPTDCVHVAITGMLEKEPDIVVSGINDAANLGDDVIYSGTVAAAMEGRFLGLPAVAVSLVTNGELGRHYDTAARAAVEIIARLAIDPLPADTILNVNVPDLAWEDVRGFQVGRLGNRHRAEACVPQEDPRGRQWWWIGAAGPEQDAGPGTDFHSVRSGYIAITPIKVDLTRYQALEQVANWVSGLEASLESAPGENGR, encoded by the coding sequence ATGCGAGTTCTGGTCAGCAACGACGACGGCGTCGATTCACCCGGTATCCGCGCCCTCGCCGAGGGATTGCGCGCCGCCGGTCACGAAGTAGTGGTAGTCGCACCGGACCGGGATCGCTCCGGCGCCAGCAACTCGCTCACCCTGGACATGCCGATTCGGGTGTTCCAGCAGGACGAGCGCACCTGGCGCGTCGCCGGCACGCCCACCGACTGCGTGCACGTCGCCATCACCGGCATGCTCGAAAAAGAGCCCGACATCGTGGTGTCCGGGATCAACGACGCCGCCAACCTGGGTGATGACGTCATCTATTCGGGCACCGTCGCCGCCGCGATGGAGGGCCGTTTTCTCGGCCTGCCCGCGGTCGCCGTATCGCTGGTGACCAACGGCGAGCTTGGCCGGCACTACGACACTGCGGCGCGTGCGGCGGTGGAGATCATCGCCCGTCTCGCGATTGATCCGCTGCCGGCCGACACCATCCTCAACGTCAACGTGCCCGACCTCGCGTGGGAAGACGTGCGCGGGTTCCAGGTGGGTCGCCTGGGCAACCGCCACCGCGCCGAAGCCTGCGTGCCGCAGGAGGACCCGCGCGGTCGCCAATGGTGGTGGATCGGCGCGGCGGGTCCCGAGCAGGACGCCGGGCCGGGCACGGATTTCCATTCGGTGCGCAGCGGCTACATTGCCATCACCCCGATCAAGGTGGACCTGACGCGTTACCAGGCGCTGGAGCAGGTGGCGAACTGGGTCAGCGGACTTGAAGCCTCTTTGGAATCCGCGCCCGGGGAGAACGGTCGATGA